One stretch of Pseudomonas fluorescens Q2-87 DNA includes these proteins:
- the norR gene encoding nitric oxide reductase transcriptional regulator NorR, producing the protein MLRESLAADLIVELPNAVRLQRLVQTLREYFNSGAVGLLRLDEDSLRPVATVGLVHEALGRRFVIAQHPRLAAIMASREPTWFEPDSRLPDPYDGLLDDHIGEPLPVHDCMGVSLYVEGRLWGAITLDALHAGTFDSHAREELKRCTLQIEAAVRVTRLEQENRSLRASRSDTADLRLPAEEGEILGRSEGLQQLLNELDVLADSELPVLLLGETGVGKELFARRLHRLSRRAHKPLVQVNCAALPESLAESELFGHVKGAFSGATTDRAGRFDAANGGTLFLDEVGELPLSVQAKLLRTLQNGEIQRLGADKPLHVDVRIIAATNRHLPDSIREGLFRADLYHRLSVYPVPIPPLRERGHDVLMLAGHFLELNRTRLGLRGLRLSPAAEQALLAYSWPGNVRELEHVISRAALKQLSRGASRSLIMTLEPQVLDLDVNANATSMQALPEQAVPLLETPVLPLGEAVDDCQRRAILGALERCGQNWAGAARLLEVDPSNLHKLARRLGLK; encoded by the coding sequence ATGCTGCGAGAAAGCCTGGCCGCCGACCTGATCGTCGAGCTGCCCAATGCCGTGCGGTTGCAGCGCCTGGTGCAGACCCTGCGCGAATATTTCAACAGTGGCGCCGTAGGGCTGTTGCGCCTGGACGAAGACAGCCTGCGACCGGTGGCGACCGTCGGCCTGGTCCACGAGGCGCTGGGGCGTCGGTTCGTGATTGCCCAGCATCCACGCCTGGCGGCGATCATGGCCTCGCGCGAACCCACCTGGTTCGAGCCCGACAGCCGCTTGCCGGATCCTTATGACGGCTTGCTCGACGACCACATCGGCGAGCCGCTGCCGGTGCACGACTGCATGGGTGTTAGCCTGTATGTGGAAGGCCGGCTGTGGGGCGCGATCACCCTCGATGCGTTACACGCCGGGACGTTCGACAGTCACGCCCGGGAGGAACTCAAGCGCTGCACGCTGCAGATCGAGGCGGCCGTGCGTGTCACTCGACTCGAGCAGGAAAACCGCAGCCTGCGGGCATCGCGCAGCGACACGGCGGACCTGCGCCTGCCAGCCGAAGAGGGCGAGATCCTCGGGCGCAGCGAGGGGCTGCAACAATTGCTCAACGAGCTGGACGTACTGGCCGACTCCGAACTGCCGGTGTTGTTGCTGGGGGAGACCGGCGTCGGCAAGGAATTGTTTGCCCGACGCCTGCATCGCCTGTCCCGGCGCGCCCACAAACCCTTGGTACAGGTCAATTGCGCGGCGCTGCCAGAGTCCTTGGCCGAAAGCGAATTGTTCGGCCACGTCAAAGGCGCGTTTTCCGGAGCAACCACCGACCGCGCCGGGCGTTTCGACGCGGCCAATGGCGGCACGCTGTTTCTCGACGAGGTGGGCGAATTGCCGCTGAGCGTGCAGGCCAAATTGCTGCGCACCCTGCAGAACGGCGAGATCCAGCGCCTGGGAGCGGACAAGCCGCTACACGTCGATGTGCGGATCATCGCCGCCACCAACCGGCACCTGCCCGACAGCATTCGCGAGGGCCTGTTTCGCGCGGACCTCTATCACCGGCTCTCGGTCTACCCCGTGCCGATCCCACCCCTGCGCGAACGCGGCCACGATGTGCTGATGCTGGCCGGGCACTTTCTCGAACTGAACCGTACACGGCTGGGCTTGCGCGGCTTGCGCCTGTCACCGGCCGCCGAACAGGCGCTGTTGGCGTATAGCTGGCCGGGTAATGTGCGGGAGCTGGAGCACGTCATCAGTCGTGCGGCGTTGAAGCAACTGAGCCGGGGCGCCAGTCGCAGCTTGATCATGACGCTGGAGCCGCAGGTGCTCGACTTGGATGTCAATGCCAATGCGACCTCAATGCAGGCACTGCCCGAACAAGCAGTGCCACTATTGGAGACGCCGGTGCTGCCCTTGGGCGAGGCCGTTGATGATTGCCAGCGGCGGGCGATCCTCGGGGCCCTGGAACGATGCGGGCAGAACTGGGCGGGGGCGGCGCGGTTGTTGGAGGTGGATCCGAGTAATTTGCATAAGTTGGCGCGGCGGTTGGGGCTTAAATAG
- the ytfE gene encoding iron-sulfur cluster repair protein YtfE has translation MSLDLLEQSLGQLACDIPGATRTFHHYNLDFCCGGQKSLREAALVKGLNPLLIADALRTLQAAGELGHDWRDEPQALLISHILERYHARHREQLPELIRLARRVEQVHGARASCPNGLADHLQDMYQELEGHMLKEEQVLFPMLQQGLGERASAPIQVLRFEHDQHGEALETMLTLTDQITPPSDACNTWRALYRGLVEFRDDLMQHIHLENNVLFVNAMKPAR, from the coding sequence ATGAGCCTCGATCTGCTGGAACAAAGCCTCGGCCAACTGGCCTGCGACATTCCCGGTGCCACCCGTACCTTCCATCATTACAACCTCGACTTCTGTTGCGGCGGACAAAAATCCCTGCGCGAAGCCGCCCTGGTTAAAGGCCTGAACCCGCTGCTGATCGCCGATGCCCTGCGCACCCTGCAAGCCGCTGGAGAGTTGGGCCATGACTGGCGCGACGAGCCCCAGGCATTGCTGATCAGCCACATCCTGGAACGCTACCACGCCCGCCATCGCGAACAACTGCCGGAACTCATCCGCCTGGCCCGTCGCGTCGAGCAGGTCCATGGTGCGCGGGCCAGTTGCCCGAACGGCCTGGCCGATCACCTGCAGGACATGTATCAGGAACTCGAAGGCCACATGCTCAAGGAAGAACAGGTGCTGTTCCCGATGCTGCAACAGGGTCTCGGCGAACGGGCCTCGGCGCCGATCCAGGTGCTGCGTTTCGAGCACGACCAGCACGGTGAAGCGCTGGAAACCATGCTCACCCTCACCGACCAGATCACCCCGCCCTCCGACGCCTGCAACACCTGGCGTGCCCTGTATCGCGGGCTGGTGGAGTTCCGTGATGACCTGATGCAGCACATCCACCTGGAAAACAATGTGCTGTTCGTCAATGCGATGAAGCCTGCCCGCTAA
- a CDS encoding membrane protein — translation MYGILLVTHLLAAIAFIGTLFFEVFIWHAARRPLAQGVREPAEQAIAQRSRRVLHAVVLLLYGAGIALAWQHRGALSQPLSNSFGLLLSLKILLALSIIGHYLWLAYWLKSGRLTPGRACWLRRSILGHMVLIVVLAKAMFYWQF, via the coding sequence ATGTACGGGATCCTGCTGGTCACCCATCTGCTGGCGGCCATCGCTTTCATTGGTACGCTGTTTTTCGAGGTGTTCATCTGGCATGCCGCCCGCCGGCCCCTGGCCCAGGGCGTCAGGGAGCCCGCCGAGCAAGCGATCGCCCAGCGTTCGCGGCGTGTGCTGCACGCCGTGGTGCTGCTGCTGTACGGCGCCGGCATCGCCCTGGCCTGGCAGCATCGCGGGGCGTTGAGCCAACCGTTGAGCAACAGCTTCGGCTTGTTGCTCAGCCTGAAGATCCTGCTGGCCCTGAGCATCATTGGCCATTACCTGTGGCTGGCGTACTGGCTCAAGAGCGGGCGCCTGACACCCGGCCGGGCCTGCTGGCTGCGGCGCAGTATTCTCGGGCATATGGTGCTGATCGTGGTTTTGGCCAAGGCGATGTTCTATTGGCAGTTTTGA
- a CDS encoding NnrS family protein, with protein MQVLDRRKAMAILPLWRLAFRPFFLAGCVLALLTIPLWLLAFTGRSAWQPAGGWLAWHRHELLFGFGLAIIAGFLLTAVQTWTGTPGLSGKRLAALALLWLGARLAWLVDAPWPLLATLELGFALAVAALMGVTLWRVRQKRNYPIVLVLLLLAAADGLSVYGLLQHNEGLQRQSVLTGLWLVAAMMGLIGGRVIPFFTQRGLGRVEGVAPWPWLDRLLLAGSALVALLYAFGTALSANAWVGLLFAALTVGHGIRLVRWHDRGVWRVPLLWSLHLAYAWLALACLGMALWHLGVPLNPSLAVHSLTIGAMSGLILAMIARVTLGHTGRSLEPPRGMTQAFILLNLACLSRVWLVLVFPLAALWLAGLCWILAFGLYAWRYAPMLVRARVDGHPG; from the coding sequence CATTCACGGGGCGCTCGGCCTGGCAGCCGGCAGGCGGCTGGTTGGCCTGGCACCGTCACGAACTGTTGTTCGGTTTTGGCCTGGCGATCATCGCCGGGTTCCTGCTGACGGCGGTGCAGACCTGGACGGGCACCCCGGGGCTCAGCGGCAAGCGCCTCGCGGCACTGGCGCTGTTGTGGCTGGGCGCGCGGCTGGCCTGGTTGGTCGACGCGCCCTGGCCGCTGCTGGCCACGCTGGAGTTGGGCTTCGCCCTGGCGGTGGCTGCGTTGATGGGCGTGACCTTGTGGCGTGTGCGGCAAAAACGCAATTACCCGATTGTGCTGGTATTGCTGTTGCTCGCCGCTGCCGACGGGTTGTCGGTGTACGGCCTGCTGCAGCACAACGAGGGTTTGCAGCGCCAAAGCGTGCTCACTGGCCTGTGGCTGGTGGCGGCGATGATGGGGCTGATCGGCGGGCGGGTGATTCCGTTCTTCACTCAGCGCGGTCTTGGTCGGGTCGAGGGCGTTGCGCCGTGGCCGTGGCTCGATCGGTTATTGCTGGCAGGATCGGCACTGGTGGCGTTGTTGTATGCCTTCGGTACGGCGCTGTCGGCCAACGCCTGGGTCGGCCTGCTGTTCGCCGCGCTGACGGTGGGGCACGGGATTCGGCTGGTGCGCTGGCATGACCGGGGCGTGTGGCGAGTGCCGCTGCTGTGGTCGTTGCACCTGGCCTACGCCTGGCTTGCCTTGGCCTGCCTGGGCATGGCGCTGTGGCACTTGGGTGTGCCGCTGAATCCAAGCCTGGCGGTGCACAGCCTGACCATCGGGGCCATGTCCGGGCTGATCCTGGCGATGATTGCCCGGGTGACGCTGGGCCATACCGGCCGGTCCCTGGAGCCGCCACGGGGGATGACCCAGGCGTTTATCCTGCTGAACCTCGCGTGCCTGAGCCGCGTGTGGCTGGTTCTGGTATTTCCATTGGCCGCGCTGTGGCTGGCGGGGCTGTGCTGGATCCTGGCCTTCGGGCTCTACGCCTGGCGCTACGCGCCGATGTTGGTACGGGCCCGGGTGGACGGGCATCCGGGATGA